The following are from one region of the Bacteroidales bacterium genome:
- the fabD gene encoding ACP S-malonyltransferase produces the protein MKAYVFPGQGAQFVGMGKDLYEKFPAAKELFEKANKILGFRITDIMFDGTDDDLKETKVTQPAIFLHSVILARMLKDSFKPDMVAGHSLGEFSALVSNKSLSFEDGLKLVSKRAQAMQKACEAEPSTMAAILGLDDAVVEKVLKDINEIVVPANYNSPGQLVISGSVKGIEIACAKLTDAGAKRALQLKVGGAFHSPLMEPARLELSKAIETTKFVKGICPIYQNVTAQPVTDPEIIKSNLIAQLTAPVRWTQIMKNMLADGVKQVVEVGPGTVLQGLFKKVDRNLDATSAVIEE, from the coding sequence ATGAAAGCTTATGTTTTCCCCGGTCAGGGGGCACAGTTTGTCGGGATGGGAAAGGATTTATACGAGAAGTTCCCGGCCGCGAAGGAACTCTTTGAAAAAGCCAACAAAATTCTCGGTTTCAGGATAACAGATATCATGTTTGATGGAACAGATGACGATTTGAAAGAGACCAAAGTTACTCAACCTGCAATTTTTTTACACTCAGTTATTTTGGCCAGGATGCTGAAGGACAGCTTTAAACCTGATATGGTTGCAGGACACTCGTTGGGTGAGTTTTCGGCGCTGGTTTCCAATAAATCGCTTTCGTTTGAGGATGGTCTTAAGCTGGTCAGTAAAAGGGCTCAGGCCATGCAAAAAGCCTGCGAAGCTGAGCCTTCAACCATGGCTGCCATTCTTGGTCTTGATGATGCTGTTGTTGAAAAGGTTTTAAAAGACATCAACGAAATTGTTGTTCCTGCCAACTATAATAGCCCCGGGCAATTGGTTATTTCAGGTTCGGTAAAAGGTATCGAGATAGCTTGTGCAAAACTTACTGACGCAGGCGCCAAACGTGCTTTGCAATTAAAAGTAGGGGGAGCATTTCATTCGCCATTGATGGAACCTGCCAGGCTTGAGCTGTCCAAAGCTATTGAAACTACTAAGTTTGTCAAGGGAATTTGCCCTATTTATCAAAACGTAACAGCTCAACCGGTGACAGATCCGGAAATTATCAAATCGAACCTTATCGCTCAGCTTACCGCACCGGTTCGCTGGACACAAATCATGAAGAACATGCTTGCTGATGGGGTAAAACAAGTAGTTGAGGTTGGGCCGGGAACTGTTCTTCAGGGCCTGTTTAAGAAAGTTGATCGTAACCTGGATGCCACAAGTGCTGTGATTGAGGAGTAG